From Sediminitomix flava, the proteins below share one genomic window:
- a CDS encoding winged helix-turn-helix transcriptional regulator: MPDFIYNNKVYYNPVEFAMDRIGGTWKMPILWRLKEKVFRFGELKKDIPHITDKMLTSQLRQLEEEGFINRKVYPVVPPKVEYSITEKGKTAIPIIEMIRNYGLELMELEGIKHKMK, encoded by the coding sequence ATGCCAGATTTCATTTACAATAATAAAGTTTATTATAATCCTGTGGAGTTTGCCATGGATAGAATTGGAGGAACATGGAAAATGCCTATCCTATGGAGGTTAAAAGAAAAAGTTTTCAGGTTTGGAGAATTAAAAAAGGACATTCCCCATATCACTGACAAGATGCTCACATCTCAATTGAGACAACTAGAAGAAGAAGGGTTTATAAACCGAAAGGTATATCCTGTAGTTCCTCCTAAAGTCGAATACTCTATTACAGAAAAAGGAAAAACTGCCATTCCTATTATAGAAATGATACGCAACTATGGGCTTGAGCTTATGGAACTAGAAGGGATTAAGCATAAAATGAAGTAA
- a CDS encoding type 1 glutamine amidotransferase domain-containing protein — translation METLITERNSYVHAHGMPFKGKILMVASSPTNSKQTGWPIGFWAAELTHPLHVFQEAGYEVELASTEGGEIVMDSFSNPTDESGYSAHDVISLGYLNLAWFKELLQHTRTLSEVNANDYDAIFLVGGQGPMYTFRGNKTLENLFASFYESGKPSAAVCHSVSLLLKAKKVDGSLIVEGKTWTGFSNAEEEYVDKAVGLKIQPYWIEEEAKKLSNTIFKVAAPFSSYAIEDGNLITGQQQNSGAAAARLVVDQLTQ, via the coding sequence ATGGAAACATTAATAACAGAAAGAAACTCTTACGTACATGCTCATGGAATGCCTTTTAAAGGTAAAATATTAATGGTAGCTAGTAGCCCTACCAATTCTAAGCAAACAGGTTGGCCTATTGGTTTTTGGGCAGCTGAATTAACACACCCTCTCCATGTATTTCAAGAAGCGGGGTATGAAGTCGAGTTGGCCTCTACAGAAGGAGGTGAAATCGTAATGGATAGTTTTTCAAATCCTACTGATGAAAGTGGTTACTCAGCTCATGATGTTATCTCTCTAGGTTATTTGAATTTAGCATGGTTTAAGGAATTATTACAGCATACAAGAACGCTATCAGAGGTGAATGCTAATGATTATGATGCAATATTTTTAGTAGGAGGGCAAGGTCCTATGTACACTTTTAGAGGAAATAAAACTTTAGAAAACCTCTTTGCTAGTTTCTATGAATCAGGTAAGCCGAGTGCTGCTGTTTGTCATTCAGTTTCTCTTCTGTTAAAAGCTAAGAAAGTAGACGGTTCTCTTATTGTAGAAGGAAAAACTTGGACAGGTTTTTCTAATGCTGAAGAAGAATATGTAGATAAGGCTGTAGGTCTGAAAATACAACCTTATTGGATAGAAGAAGAGGCAAAAAAGCTTTCTAATACAATTTTTAAAGTAGCGGCTCCCTTTAGCTCATATGCCATTGAAGATGGAAACTTGATCACAGGACAACAACAAAACTCTGGGGCAGCGGCTGCAAGGTTGGTAGTAGATCAGTTAACTCAATAA